Within the Glycine max cultivar Williams 82 chromosome 12, Glycine_max_v4.0, whole genome shotgun sequence genome, the region ACATGGAGATCATCAGCTGCCATAATCTGATATGTGAAGCCTTTTTTTACAAGCAAACCACTGACAGTTTCACCAACTTCTGGTGTTTTTTCAGCCAGCTTCCCTATGGTTTTTGCCATTTTCTGCGAATTGAAATACATTTCAACAGATTGACAGTTTTTTGGAGTAAGAATTTTAGTGTTGCGATCAGCAAATTGACTTATGAGCTTCTGCTTGAGCCTGCCCATCTCATTAGCTTCTCCATGAACAAGAATTATGTTAGGAGGATTGAGCTCTTCTAAGAACGCACTTGTTTGAGCAGAGTCAGCATGAGCAGAAAAGGAAATGTAGTGCACCTGCATGTTAAGAGGTGCAGTGAGTCCATTCATGAGAGTAACTTCCTTGGGCTCATTGATGATGGTTTTTGCCAATGTCCCTTCAACTACATACCCTGgtaaaacacaagaatttttcttATCAGAGCACCACATATCAAATAATTGTCGTGACAAGCCACTCTGAAGTCCACCAGGGCTTGCCATCACCACAGATGGTCCTACATCTTTGAAAACTTCAATGCTACTTAAAGCCGATACGTGCTTAAAGGAAAACGGATTTGACTTTGCATTCTGGATCCTGTCATTCATGGAAAGGGTGTATGTTTCATACACAGTCAAACATTTTTTTGCAAGTGGAGAAGCATAATAGATGGGTATATTCTGGAGTTCAGGATGATTTGCCCAATATTCATCAAGGATAAGGAGGAGCTCCTGTGCACGGCCAAGGGCAAATGCTGGAATCAACACACGACCCCCTTGAGAAATGGTTGAGTGGATAACATCAGTGAAGCGTTTTTCGCGTGTGTGGCGAGGCTGATGGTGCTGTACACCATAGGTGGATTCTATAATGCATACATCAGGGGAGAACTGTGGGGTCTCAGCAGCTCGGAGATGGCGGTCTTCCTCACGTGAATAGTCTCCGGTGTAAAGCACTCGAACACCGGCTATGTCAACCATGAACATAGCAGCACCAAGGACATGGCCTGCAGTATAACACCAGAATCTAATACCATTGACTTCTACTGTCTGATGAAAATCAATAACCTGCACTCAATAATTTTTGTTAGCAGATGTATTGGAATCAAGAGGGTCAAAGCATGATAGTGTAAAGACACATTACATGTCTCGTAAGAGATAAACTATGGTCCTGTTGGACATGAagctaaaataaattgaaaatcaacTTCTTATgcacttaaaattttataaattaactagTCCAAAAGCTAGAGGACATGAGTTGATTCAAGCTCATAAGAAAAGCTGAATTCAATTAAGCccttttatgtttaatttttttcattatcatgatttttattttttttattatcatgattTAAGCTTATAGGAATAAGTGAAGTTTATCTAAAAAGAGAAGCACATGAAAGTTACCTCAATTTTATCCATGGAGCGGTTGATGTCCTGTTCGTCAAAAAGCATGTCTTCGACGGAGACCTTGCTGACCTTGACAAAATCAGACAAAAGGAGCTTGTAAATGGCCTTGGTGGCGTAGGTCATGAAAACACGGCCTCGGAAGGTGGTTTTCTCGAGAAAATAGGGCAAGGAAGCAGCATGATCCAAGTGAAAGTGAGTGATGAGAAGAACATCGACTGTGGAAGGGTCAATCTCGTCGAAATAGGGCAAAGCAGCCATGCCAGAGTAAGCTGGGTGTATTCCACAATCGAACAAGACCGTCTTGCCTTTGTAGGACATGTAGACGCATGAACGACCCACTTCATTTCCAGCGCCCAATGGAGTCACTATCAGTTGATCTTCCTCTCTGCTGCTCCTCGCATTCTCACGTCTCTTCGCCGTACAATTATTCATCTCTCTCCAGACTCAACACAACTCAAGAACAGCAATGCTAAAACCCTAAGACGTTGTTTCCTCTTAAATTCACTGCACTATGCGCTCGCTCATTCATCATTTACTTGCCTTCACAATTAACCCACAAACTTAGcttgttataaataattaaataaataaaagttaaacatCACTTGTTTaaactatttataatttaattattttattttttttatgaaatttgtcctcagatgataatatttttttattcatgtgaATCGAAGGACAGTATCAgaagaatttataataatttatgcataTTGCTCAACCAACTAagctataaaattatatattatacaagagtgtttcatataaataatgattaatcaagtGATCAAGCATAAGTGATTAATGTGATAAAGTTAAAGTTGAATCATTCAGGTAGTATATGAGTTTAAtcgttgataaaaataattcttgATCACGTTTTATTTACCTCCTAATCAAACTCTGAAATAATCAAGATTTATTTCTTCTAATGATTCGGAGaattaagacaaaaaatataaataactattttcataattttattttctataatgtatatagaaagagaaaaagatcaaattacTTCAAAAGTAAGAGGTACTTctcattcttatttttcattttttttctttcaatatgaTAGACAAAGATGAGTTAGTTagtataactttaaaaaaatgaagcataaagacagaaaatattttaaagttactCTTCAAGCAACTCTAGTGAAAGCACTTGTTTATGTGAGaagataataacaaataatcacAACCATTagattgatattaaaaataatagacacTTGAGATTAAGATCAATTATAAACCTCTCTTACCAGACAATGTCAAATTTGTAAAACTTAGATTTAAACTTGTTGAAATAATCAAACTCAagttaaacttaaattttattaatttaattaaacaaacaagTTTAATTGATCAAGTCAAGTTCAAATATTGACGAATAACTCAACTCTTACTTATCGCTATAGACATAGtctatatttgaattaaagtttgGAAGAACAAAAGTACTactaaattttaatctaaacatGCACCTATTTAGCAATGACCATGTGTTCTTTGAATATGTTTTATTGCTAAGGATTCTAAGTTACTAACAAGAAAATGTTTGATCTAACTTATTAGGACTATCCAAAGAGGAAGAGTTTGATTTAGGTGGGATCAACATGGATAAAAGTAAGAGATTTCAAGAAGAGCTTGAGGAGAGACTAATTTCTCCCATcgaggaaagagaagaagaaataaagcTTGTAAATTTTAGCCAActtttaaaataggatttatttttgttttttaattgtattttaggTCCATGTTTAGACTTGTAATGGATTGTCACAGTGAAGAGAGAGTTGTCTCTCTTGGTTCTTGTGTGAAACCTTaggttcttataaaaaaaaattctattatctGTGTTGAATCATTCTCAACttattaatctttcaaaattgTAGTGATGTTCCTTTAATCTCATTTTctaattctgtttttttttttaatttttcccaATTTCAAAGAGTCTTAAATAGGATTCACAATTTATTAATGCTAAAAATTAGATCCACATATTAGGATTTGACGACTGTGGAATAAGGTCTTACCCAACTCTGCAAATCTATCATTTGGAGTATTAGAAGTTCAAAAACTTGAAATACATGCCAATTTTAGATGTATATACACGTACTTTTTCAATATTTCAGCAAAGATAAATTTTTCCCCACTATTTTCCCTTGAAATGAGGgggaataattataaaaacagtTTTAGAAGAAGATATTTGACTTCATCAAAGCAAGGATTATCAAAGGAAAAACATATCCAATGCATCGATATTTTatggttaataaaaaaaaagctgtCTAAAGCTACCATTCAATCAACAAGAAATCCATATTGTAAAAGTGGCCTTGCAGTAGTGTATTTTTCTCAAAGCATGAGTTaatctgaagaagaagaaaaaaagcagGGATTTTTAgggtataataaattttatttcattacagATTGTAATTAACTTAAATTTGTGGATTTCATTTGTCTATATGTCAGCACCGAAACTAAGAAATTTCAGATGGGAGGAcaacaaattataaaagaataaacGAAACATAGTTGAAAAGAACGGCAACAGAATCACATCACAAGGAACAGAAAAACCCCAGCTGAAAGAACAAAGGGTCGGTCGAGCCAATACCCAAAGGGGCTTTTACCCGCAAACCCAGAAAAATGTAGGTCTAATCAGAACCGATGGTGATTCGTGAGAAACATAAAAATCATGGCATGGCAAGTGATACAGAAAGTGATCagatagaaaaaagaagaggaggaagaagaaagatggaaaCTTTACCAAGCGAAGAGAAAAGGAGGGAGCAACCACAAAATGAAGCCGACTCTGAAGAGCAGAAAAGAAATTACGCATTGCTGTTGGCCGTTTTATATGAGCCACCAACACCCGCTGCCCTTTCTTACTTCTTCATGTCCCTCAAATTTAACACTGTAACAACTTGAACCtgcatttcaaataaaatttcaattagaCAATTCCCAGTCACCTTGACAGTAATAAATCATACatccaaatcatttttttaatagaataagatattttattaaagagtAAAGAGAACTACAACTAGGAGGACAAGGAGAAATTCTCCAAAAAAGATAGTTTATAAACAAcgaagtgaagaaaaaaaaagactaagaaTGCAACAATGATGCTCAATCTCAATGCATATTTGCAATGTTCTCAGAACTGGACAGGACATCGAACTGGTAAAGACATTGGTTCAAGAGTCAATGGTTCAACCGAGGTCAAACcggttttaataaaatatatttttttaatattttaatataatatcctGGTAacattgaacaaaaaataacataatgtgcataaattgatgataataaaaagtaaacttCACTTAAAAGTCTCATAACTtacaatattcttttttttaaaaccaaaacgaTGTCATTTTgaaagcttttttttataaaaaataaaaaaaagaaaaagttttaagCGAAACCAACTCACCGGGTTCACCAGTTTTCGACCAGTTCAGTGATTGAGCCAGTTTTTAGGAAGCATTGTACCGGACACATGACCGGTTCCCGGTCGAACCGGCCGGTCCGGTCCAGGCTTCAAAACAGTGCATATTTGATATATGGTTACTTCCTTGATGTAGCAATGAACCAATTAATAGAACACCAAAGGCAAGCACACTATATAATAAAATCTTAGTATCTGCATTTAccaaaacttttaaaacaaacCACCAAAAACTGTTCCAAAGTACATCAAAACACCTACTGCTCCTCCTATAAGACCccaaaaaatattctttcatGGGATAGTAGTCATCTTACAatgcaaaaagaacaaaagcatgACACACTGTCTCTGAGTCTGAGCTAGATCTACAGTTCTCCACATAGCAAACATATtaggagaaagagagaaggacGCATACAACCATGAACAGAATAGAAGTAGCTTATGGGCAAGTTATGCAAAGtacaaagatgaaaaatacaAGGACTAGCCTCTCAGAAAGAACCATATTCCCATCAAAATGTTCTCCCAAAACTATATAATCAGCAAACTAAAATGAGAAAGAATTACATGGAGtagttatttattcatttattgcaCCTTAGGAATAAGGCACAAAATAAATGCATTGAAAGACAATTAACTTGATATCAAAGAGGCAAAAACTTCAGTGATTTCACGGATAGTACTGTGTCTGATCCCCAAAAGTAAATAAAGATCCAGCTTCACATGCATAGGAAAATATTGCTACAATCTACTCAAACTGAAGGCAGAAACACTAAAAACACTGCTTGATATACTTAGGAGTACATAGCACTGCGCATTCTTCCCCCTCCCCACCCCACCCCACCCCACCTTCAcgtaaagaataaaataaaaatcacccCCATTCAATGACAAGaaatattaaaggaaaaacATATCCAATGCATCGATATTctatagttaataaaaaaaagctgTCTAAAGCTACCATTCAATCAACAAGAAATCCATATTGTAAAAGTGGCCTTGCAGTAGTGTATTTTTCTCAAAGCATGAGTTaatctgaagaagaagaaaaaaagcagGGATTTTTAgggtataataaattttatttcattacagattgtaattaactaaaatttgtGGATTTCATTTGTCTATATGTCAGCACCGAAACTAAGAAATTTCAGATGGGAGGAcaacaaattataaaagaataaacGAAACATAGTTGAAAAGAACGGCAACAGAATCACATCACAAGGAACAGAAAAACCCAAGCTGAAAGAACAAAGGGTCGGTCGAGCCAATACCCAAAGGGGCTTTTACCCGCAAACCCAGAAAAATGTAGGTCTAATCAGAACCGATGGTGATTCGTGAGAAACATAAAAATCATGGCATGGCAAGTGATACAGAAAGTGATCagatagaaaaaagaagaggaggACGAAGAAAGATGGAAACTTTACCAAGCGAAGACAAAAGGAGGGAGGAATCACAGAATGAAGCCGACTCTGAAGAGCATAAGAGAAATTAAGCATTCCTGTTGGCCGTTTTATAAGTGCCACCAACACCCCTGCCCTATCTTACTTCTTCTTGTACCTCTGTATTAGCAAATGAGAAGAATTAAAAAACCTAAtatacaagttttattttaGAGAATTCTTTTAAAGGTTTTtatatagatataaaaaaaatttgtcatgtgaattttgttgattattgaataaaaaattatatttaaaattacttatgtatatattattaaatagatgcattcaattgagtttaatttttatgtatttatatgtCAAAATATTACGATGTgaactaattatatatttttttaaattataaaatagctACTATgtgctaatatatatatatatatatatatatatatatatatatatatatatatatatatatattattgaattcATAGAAGAAAGATTAAGTggttaacattaaaaaaaaatataaacttaaaaaattaagtaatgggaaatatatatttatatatttgattgttttactctatcatgaaaatcaaaaatattattttattttttcaataaatattaattgttagatttataaatattttttttctctcttttcactaCGCCTAATCTTATAACCCCTAGAGATATAATCGTTTGTTATATAGAAGAGATAGATCTCATTTAGATCACTCAATCATGTCCATAGTTGTTGTTGTACACCTAATCACAAACTTTATCTGTTTACTGATGATGTTTAATTGTTTCAAAATATCATTTCTTACTTATTAATCATAGCAACTTCTAGTCaaaaaactttattattatgacatttacCTAATGTTTCATGTAGCATTCTTAATGGGACAATCCAATATATTATTACTCTAATATGTATCCATGTGAAGACTTGAAATCTCATATATGACTAATGTGAAGTTTAACCACATGCTAGTCTTAATGTATTATTATCATTCTTTTTGACAATAATACTTGACTAGAGATGTATAAGAATATAATGTTACATAATATGCAGTAGAATCCCATAATCCAGACGTGCACTTCATGTTTTTATAGTAttataatgtatatttatttatttattgaaaaaatatagatCAATTAACATGagattattctaatttaactaaaaatctCGTGTTCGAGTTATAAAGTTTTATCGTTCATAATGATTTTACCTAATTCCCATAGGATTTTCTTATATACAAgtgatctataaaaaaattactaagttatattataaaacattattCTACTTTAAACAACATATCAAGTAAGTATGCTCCTAACTACttatattacataaatttatCTAATGGCATACTGCCTAGTGCGTATTCGTTTGGAATCGTATTAGATATGTAGTCCAACCTCAGTAGATAAAAAAGAGTCGATGATGTCAAACAAATGCCACAATTAGTTTTAGCCAAGGAAATCAAATGAATAacttgttagaattaatgtctcatgtgagaggcatgtgacttagtagggactaataaacaaataattaacgattaaaggctaaattgtaattgggcttaataggagaagtttctagagctaactgctacttgatgggagtagtggttataaaagggggttaatacccactaacgtggaATGGaccccttcctgaccagaaaagtgttctctctcactCATAGTCATCACTAACGAAGAGAGGCAGAAAACAAAAGgtcaaaggaagtgaaatcttatttctctcattttccaaggaaatcaaagtacacAAGACAaaagttcctatggagaaagatacaagtcttcctatggagaaagataCACATCATTGTTTATtgattatttgtgagaatcataaattttaagatcctgttggttttctataattgatagtctaggaaaccccttaagagtttttacatgtggtatcagagcatgtgttatgaaatttatgattctccaagaatgatttaatttctctcaattatgcatgaaccctaattatgaaatttagggataatttaatttctctcaattatacatgaaccctaattatgaaatttagggataatttaatttctttcaattatgtatgaaccctaattatgaaatttagggataattcaatttctctcaattatgcataaatcctaattataaaatttaggaattttatttttcgctgcatgtattgttttattggcaatatttttattattgttgaatacCAATTTTTGGAGAAAGATTATTCGAAAACTTATGATTATGGGAGAGAAAGCTGCAcaacatgtatatattaaatttggagaaagtttttactatttcaattttgaaaagcagGTACGTTCTTGTGGaaagaatatgaaattttggaaattgctatttgctacCTTATGTTTGCTATTTCCAATCCcacttgatctttttttttaccgaaaaattattgttgaacgTGATTAAAGAATTGAAAGTTTATGttctgtaattaaattaatgtgaatgttttgcaattattggtagcagtaaatatatgtatatgctacatatttgcttgaacgtgtttgaatgcaaaaacacaaataaatgcaaatgttattttatggcctagaatgaaattaataaaatgaccatgaattgttaatagcaataagtatgtgcaggccatacatatttggttggaattaaatgtatgttgaatttgttagtcaccaaagtggccaaatttgtaaagttatttaattccaaattaatgattattttcaattatacttggttggaattaaatgtatgttgaatttgttagtcatcaaagtggccaaatttgtaaggttatttaattccaaaattaatgattattttgattactcattgaataatggatgctaaattatatggttattggtttatgggtaattgaaattcattgttataaggcatttatggatcgcccaaaggttgattagttgttcttataattaatgaatataattgtaggcaatttgtgtgtatcattagttttatttataagcccaaaggaaatagatactactaattggtgcatacttaattgccaaataatgttaaaattttattagcatcattatgtttgtatgttgtatgttggtgtatcacccaaaggagaacatcaatatacattgaccgttatctgaatgaatcatatgcatgacatgtattttatgtctcaaaacacttatgtgaattttattatataatacatgttttgaattcattggattcttatgtatcatctgtgccaattttaatgggcttaacttctctgactgaaatgagcaagtccaatttcacctcggtgttttggattatgatcttgctatgttggaagagaagtttgttactaATATTGATGttagtagcaatgaagagaaagttcattataaaacttgggaaagatctaacagactcagcctaatgttgatgagaatgactgttgcagacaatattaagacaactctccctaaaATCGAAAGTGCTAAAAAGTTTATGGGATTAGTGGGAGAGTGCTCTCAAACAGCTGATAAGTCTGTTGCTgagacattaatgagtacattgaccaccatgaagtttgatggttcacgtactatgtatgaacatgtcattgagatgacaaacattgcagcaagacttaagaccttgggatATAATGactgtgaatgagaactttcttgttcagtttattctaaactcattaccGTCTGAGTTTGGCCTGTTCTAAATgaactataataccatgaaagataaatggaatgtgcatgaatcgcacagtatgttagttcaggaagaaacgaggcttaagaatcaaggaagtcaccgagtccattatgtaagccaccaagGAAATCAATgagcttgaaaagaaatttacGAAGAAGCACGATAAAGGCAAAGGGTCATTAAAGAACAATGAcgactctttgcaaatccaAAGGAAGATATCAAAGGgaaataattgttaattttgtagGAAATCCGAACATTTCCAAAAGAATTACCtaaagtgcaagtcttggttcgaaaagaaaagtgagcttaatgctcatgtatattttgaatcaaacttaactaaaGTTTTCCATGATACATGAtggattaattctggatgtatgactcatgtttctaacattatgcagagattccttacaatccaaaccataagcctAAATGAGAAGTTCATTTTCATGGGGAATAGAGTGAGACTCCAGTGTAAGCAGTCGATACTTATTGCGTAAAACTCGACACTggacatcatttagatttactggaaattctttatgtacctagtttatctaggaatttagtttcattatctaaacttgatgttactggatactcttttaatttggtaatggatgtttcaatttatttaagtataatcatctcattggtactggtatcctttgtgatggtttatataaattgaaattagacagtttgtatgctgaaactgttttgactctgcatcataatgttggcactaaacatagtttagtgaacgaacgatctgctttcttgtggcataaacgtttaggtcacatttctagagaaaggatggaaagattaataaagaacgaaattcttccttatctagattttatggttataaatatttgtgtgggttgtattaagggaaaaacaagcaaaacatacaACGAAAagagctacaagaagcactcggcttcttgaaattgtgcatattAATATTTGTGaaccttttgatgttagttctttcAGAAAGGAAGGATATTTTATCACCATTATTGATAATTATTCACGTTacggttatgtctacttactgcccgagatttcttaggcaatggatgccttagaaatttactacTATGAAGTGAAAAGGCAAGTagacataaatgtgaaaattattagatatgatagaggtggtgagtatTATGAAAGATAAGATGAAACTGGGTAACACCTAGGTCCATTTGCTAAGGTTCTTCAGAAACGTGGCATTTGTGCACAATACACAATGTCCGGTACACCACAACCAAATGGTGTATCATAAAGGCAcaatagaactttaatggatatgattaggagtatgttaatcaatttgattttacccgtatctttgtggatgtattCCTTGAAAACtgtcatgtatttgttgaatagggttcctagtaagacagttccaaagacaccttttgaactgtggacaaataggaca harbors:
- the LOC100806136 gene encoding cleavage and polyadenylation specificity factor subunit 3-I yields the protein MNNCTAKRRENARSSREEDQLIVTPLGAGNEVGRSCVYMSYKGKTVLFDCGIHPAYSGMAALPYFDEIDPSTVDVLLITHFHLDHAASLPYFLEKTTFRGRVFMTYATKAIYKLLLSDFVKVSKVSVEDMLFDEQDINRSMDKIEVIDFHQTVEVNGIRFWCYTAGHVLGAAMFMVDIAGVRVLYTGDYSREEDRHLRAAETPQFSPDVCIIESTYGVQHHQPRHTREKRFTDVIHSTISQGGRVLIPAFALGRAQELLLILDEYWANHPELQNIPIYYASPLAKKCLTVYETYTLSMNDRIQNAKSNPFSFKHVSALSSIEVFKDVGPSVVMASPGGLQSGLSRQLFDMWCSDKKNSCVLPGYVVEGTLAKTIINEPKEVTLMNGLTAPLNMQVHYISFSAHADSAQTSAFLEELNPPNIILVHGEANEMGRLKQKLISQFADRNTKILTPKNCQSVEMYFNSQKMAKTIGKLAEKTPEVGETVSGLLVKKGFTYQIMAADDLHVFSQLSTANITQRITIPYSGAFNVIQHRLKQIYESVAQSVDEESGVPTLQVHECVTVKHESEKHVSLHWASDPMSDMVSDSIVALVLNINRDVPKIVNESDAIKIEEENEKKAEKVMQALLVSLFGDVKVGENGKLIINIDGNVAELNKESGEVESENEGLKERVRTAFRRIQSSVKPIPVSAP